The Pseudomonas cavernicola DNA segment TCCACACGCCTTGGCTTTGTTTCTCGCAGGCCGGCTTGAGATAGGCTGCATCGCTGGCCACGCCGTAGTAATGAATGTCCTGCTGGTAGGGCGTGCCGGTGACTCGTGCAGAGCGGCAGACCCCAAAGGAGCCGATCGGGCACTGCTCGACAAACTCGACGGCCACCTTCTGCCCTTGCAGTTGCGGCTGGCAAAAGCCTTCGCGAAACAGTTGCGGCGGGATGCTGCGGTTTTGCTGGCAGACCTTGATGTCCAGCCGCGCGGCCTGGCTATGCACCACACAGGCTTCGGCCTGGGCGAACAAGGGTAGGGCGGATAACAGTGCGAGAAGCCACAGACGCATGACAACGCCTCCAGAACGAAATGCGCGAGACTCTAGCACGGTCCCCAGACAGGCCTCACCATAAGCCCATGTTGAAGAATATCCCCACCCACCTGATCGCCGGCCCCCTGGGGGCGGGCAAGACCAGCCTGATTCGCCAGTTGCTGGCGCAGCGGCCGGCGCACGAGCGTTGGGCGGTGCT contains these protein-coding regions:
- a CDS encoding NADH:ubiquinone oxidoreductase yields the protein MRLWLLALLSALPLFAQAEACVVHSQAARLDIKVCQQNRSIPPQLFREGFCQPQLQGQKVAVEFVEQCPIGSFGVCRSARVTGTPYQQDIHYYGVASDAAYLKPACEKQSQGVWMAR